A genomic segment from Tuwongella immobilis encodes:
- the rpmA gene encoding 50S ribosomal protein L27 — protein MAHKKGQGSSRNGRDSNPKRLGVKVYGGGFVRAGGTILTQRGTKFIPGKNVKRANNDTLFSLVDGHVEFQLNGRRVAVKPLAAPVAATA, from the coding sequence ATGGCACATAAAAAGGGTCAGGGTTCTTCACGCAACGGTCGTGACTCGAATCCAAAGCGGCTTGGAGTGAAGGTGTACGGTGGCGGCTTCGTTCGCGCCGGTGGCACCATTCTCACCCAACGCGGCACCAAGTTCATTCCCGGCAAGAACGTCAAGCGCGCCAACAATGACACGCTGTTCTCGCTGGTGGATGGCCACGTGGAATTCCAACTCAATGGCCGACGCGTTGCCGTCAAGCCGCTGGCTGCTCCGGTTGCCGCGACTGCCTGA
- the carB gene encoding carbamoyl-phosphate synthase large subunit produces MPKRTDIKKILLIGSGPIIIGQACEFDYSGTQACKALREEGYEVVLVNSNPATIMTDPDMADRTYIEPIHWQVIAKIIEKERPDALLPTLGGQTGLNAGMDLFKHGVLEKYGVEMIGANADVIDKAEDRGRFKQAMLEIGLDVPRSGVAHTMTEALEIRDRVGLPCVIRPSFTMGGTGGGIAYNKEEFNQIVDLGLELSPVTEVLIEESIIGWKEYELEVVRDKADNVIIVCSIENLDPMGVHTGDSITVAPIQTLSDKEYQRMRDAAKKIIRAIGVETGGSNIQFATDPKTGRMIVIEMNPRVSRSSALASKATGFPIAKIAAKLAVGYTLDELKNDITRDTPASFEPTLDYVVVKVPRFNFEKFPDANPTLTTQMKSVGETMAIGRTFKEALQKALRGLETGRFGIGCDRGDRWFTGNEPTRDEIMSKLATPNSERIWYLRYAMLSGMSVEEIYERTHIDPWFLRGIRDLIDTELELRACPSLEAATPELIFKAKQDGFLDRQLAFLWQTTEQEVRKARKAVGVLPVYKLVDTCAAEFEAFTPYYYSTYESPAKQIAADGTVTTILEDEVRIKSDRPRVIILGGGPNRIGQGIEFDYCCVQAVMALRNAGYDTVMVNSNPETVSTDYDTSDYLFFEPLTVEDVLNICDRLGDSNGTDGSSQPGSLLGVIVQFGGQTPLNLAKALEAAGVKIIGTSVDSIDQAEDRKRFGALIDKLNIKQPANGIALDRQTAIHIARKIGFPVLVRPSYVLGGRAMEICDEEESLDRYIERAMDASAGKPILIDKFLESAMEVDVDCLADGTRAIIGGVMQHIEEAGVHSGDSACVLPPHSLPAEIVTAIKQHTKQLALELQVKGLMNIQFAVTGLRPGSGEPPAVYILEANPRASRTVPFVSKASGVPLARLAALVMAGKTLDELGVVGEVVPKHYSVKESVFPFNKFPGVDTILGPEMRSTGEVMGIDDTFAMAFAKSQMAANAPLPISGTVFISVANRDKRDVVPIARKFAEMGYRLISTRGTAQVLREANIQVEEVLKLQEGRPNLIDFMKNGQVQLIINTPSGRGRRSDESRIRTAAVQHRVTCITTLSAAEAAAEACHALRESDLTVTPLQDRSASDAVS; encoded by the coding sequence ATGCCGAAACGTACTGATATCAAGAAGATCCTGCTCATCGGCTCCGGGCCGATCATCATTGGCCAAGCCTGTGAGTTTGACTACTCCGGCACGCAAGCCTGTAAGGCGCTGCGCGAGGAAGGCTACGAAGTCGTCCTGGTCAATTCCAATCCGGCAACGATCATGACCGACCCCGATATGGCGGATCGGACCTACATCGAGCCGATTCATTGGCAAGTGATTGCCAAGATCATTGAAAAAGAACGCCCCGATGCGCTGCTGCCCACACTGGGTGGCCAAACGGGGCTCAACGCCGGGATGGACCTGTTCAAACATGGTGTCCTGGAAAAGTACGGCGTTGAAATGATTGGTGCCAACGCCGATGTCATCGACAAAGCCGAAGACCGGGGCCGCTTCAAGCAAGCGATGCTCGAAATCGGGCTGGATGTGCCGCGCTCCGGTGTGGCCCACACCATGACCGAAGCATTGGAAATCCGCGATCGCGTCGGGTTGCCCTGCGTCATCCGCCCCAGCTTCACCATGGGCGGCACCGGCGGCGGCATCGCCTACAATAAGGAAGAGTTCAATCAGATCGTCGATCTGGGGTTGGAACTCTCCCCGGTGACGGAAGTTCTCATCGAAGAATCGATCATCGGTTGGAAGGAATACGAACTCGAAGTCGTGCGCGATAAGGCCGATAACGTCATTATCGTTTGCTCGATCGAGAATTTGGATCCGATGGGCGTGCATACGGGGGATTCGATTACCGTTGCCCCGATTCAGACGCTTTCGGACAAAGAATATCAGCGGATGCGGGACGCCGCGAAGAAGATCATTCGGGCCATCGGAGTCGAAACTGGTGGCTCGAACATTCAGTTCGCCACCGATCCGAAGACCGGGCGAATGATCGTCATCGAGATGAACCCGCGCGTGTCGCGCTCCTCCGCATTGGCGTCCAAGGCGACGGGGTTCCCGATTGCCAAGATTGCGGCCAAACTGGCGGTCGGATATACGCTCGATGAATTGAAGAATGACATTACCCGCGATACCCCCGCCAGCTTCGAGCCAACGCTCGATTATGTCGTGGTCAAAGTCCCGCGCTTCAACTTCGAGAAGTTCCCCGACGCCAACCCGACGTTGACGACTCAGATGAAGTCGGTCGGCGAGACAATGGCCATTGGACGAACCTTCAAGGAAGCTCTGCAAAAGGCGCTGCGCGGTCTCGAAACCGGGCGATTCGGGATTGGCTGCGATCGTGGCGATCGTTGGTTTACGGGCAACGAGCCGACGCGCGACGAAATCATGAGCAAGTTGGCGACGCCCAACTCCGAGCGTATCTGGTATCTGCGCTATGCGATGCTCTCGGGAATGTCGGTCGAAGAAATTTATGAACGCACGCACATTGATCCCTGGTTCCTCCGGGGCATCCGCGATCTGATCGACACCGAATTGGAACTCCGCGCTTGCCCCAGTCTAGAAGCCGCCACGCCGGAACTCATCTTCAAAGCCAAGCAAGATGGTTTCCTGGATCGGCAACTTGCGTTCCTGTGGCAAACCACGGAACAAGAAGTCCGCAAAGCTCGCAAGGCCGTTGGGGTGTTGCCGGTCTACAAGCTGGTGGATACCTGCGCCGCGGAATTCGAAGCCTTTACCCCTTACTACTATTCGACTTACGAATCGCCCGCCAAACAGATTGCCGCGGATGGCACGGTGACGACGATTCTGGAAGACGAAGTCCGCATCAAATCGGATCGGCCACGCGTCATCATCCTCGGCGGCGGGCCGAACCGAATCGGGCAGGGGATCGAATTCGATTATTGCTGTGTGCAGGCGGTCATGGCGTTGCGGAACGCCGGTTACGATACCGTGATGGTGAACTCCAACCCCGAAACGGTCAGTACCGATTACGACACCAGCGATTATCTCTTCTTCGAGCCTCTGACGGTCGAAGATGTGTTGAATATCTGCGATCGGCTGGGCGATTCCAACGGCACAGACGGTTCATCGCAACCGGGCAGTCTGCTGGGGGTGATTGTGCAGTTCGGCGGTCAAACGCCGTTGAATCTGGCCAAGGCATTGGAAGCGGCCGGGGTCAAGATTATCGGTACCTCGGTCGATTCGATCGATCAAGCGGAAGACCGCAAACGATTCGGCGCGTTGATCGACAAGCTCAACATCAAGCAGCCCGCCAACGGCATTGCGTTGGATCGTCAGACGGCCATCCATATTGCCCGCAAGATTGGTTTCCCCGTCTTGGTGCGTCCGAGTTATGTGCTCGGCGGTCGGGCGATGGAAATTTGCGATGAAGAAGAGTCGCTCGATCGCTATATCGAACGGGCGATGGATGCTTCGGCAGGCAAGCCCATCCTCATCGACAAGTTCCTGGAATCGGCCATGGAGGTCGATGTCGATTGCTTGGCCGATGGCACGCGGGCGATCATCGGCGGGGTGATGCAGCACATCGAAGAAGCCGGGGTCCACTCGGGGGATTCGGCCTGTGTGCTGCCGCCGCATAGTCTTCCGGCGGAAATTGTTACGGCGATTAAGCAGCACACCAAGCAACTGGCGCTGGAACTGCAAGTCAAGGGATTGATGAACATTCAGTTCGCCGTTACCGGGTTGCGGCCGGGCAGTGGCGAACCACCGGCGGTGTACATTCTCGAGGCCAACCCCCGCGCCAGCCGCACCGTGCCGTTCGTCTCCAAAGCCAGCGGGGTGCCCTTGGCCCGCTTGGCCGCATTGGTGATGGCCGGCAAAACGCTGGATGAATTGGGCGTGGTCGGGGAAGTGGTGCCCAAGCATTACTCCGTGAAAGAGTCGGTCTTTCCGTTTAACAAATTCCCGGGCGTGGATACGATTCTCGGCCCGGAAATGCGTTCCACCGGCGAAGTCATGGGCATCGACGACACCTTTGCCATGGCGTTCGCTAAGTCGCAAATGGCGGCCAATGCACCACTTCCGATTTCGGGAACCGTGTTCATCTCGGTCGCCAACCGAGACAAGCGCGACGTCGTGCCCATTGCCCGCAAGTTCGCCGAAATGGGCTACCGACTGATTTCGACTCGTGGCACGGCACAAGTGCTTCGAGAAGCGAATATTCAGGTGGAAGAAGTGCTGAAGCTGCAAGAAGGTCGTCCGAACCTTATTGATTTCATGAAGAACGGACAAGTGCAGCTCATCATCAACACGCCCAGCGGTCGCGGCCGTCGGTCGGATGAGAGCCGCATCCGCACCGCTGCCGTGCAGCATCGTGTGACCTGCATCACCACGCTGTCTGCTGCGGAGGCGGCTGCCGAAGCCTGTCACGCATTGCGAGAAAGCGATTTGACGGTCACACCGTTGCAAGACCGAAGTGCGAGCGACGCGGTGAGTTGA
- a CDS encoding homocysteine S-methyltransferase family protein, with amino-acid sequence MGTAVIDATGCRPEAVGETIDSHPEIVRAIHTAHRQAGAECLLTATFHLAAQIGGSSWRNSNWYQQIRQSIECAQAAGSSQIVLAFGPIGELPDSPADWLDALPPTDALLFETLTMREHLENALQLIATDRPTWISASFRKRDDGRIETWDGLSPAQVAQMATASGVAAIGTNCGFEIDAPAMCEIVRQYREQTDRPILARLNAGSPSWTEGGWWYPLSPQGFAKAVLQLREAGADSVGGCCGVTAQHLTIARKWAT; translated from the coding sequence ATGGGAACCGCCGTGATCGATGCCACGGGATGTCGCCCGGAAGCCGTCGGCGAGACAATCGATTCTCACCCCGAAATCGTGCGTGCCATCCACACCGCCCATCGCCAAGCCGGGGCGGAATGCCTGCTGACCGCGACCTTCCATCTCGCTGCCCAGATTGGCGGCTCATCCTGGCGCAACTCCAATTGGTACCAGCAGATCCGACAATCGATTGAGTGCGCCCAAGCCGCTGGATCGTCTCAAATCGTCCTAGCATTCGGACCAATCGGGGAGCTTCCGGATTCACCTGCCGATTGGCTCGACGCATTACCACCCACCGATGCGTTACTGTTTGAAACGCTGACGATGCGGGAACATCTGGAAAACGCCCTCCAACTCATCGCGACGGATCGCCCGACGTGGATTTCGGCATCGTTTCGCAAACGGGACGATGGTCGGATTGAAACCTGGGATGGATTATCGCCAGCTCAGGTGGCGCAAATGGCAACGGCATCGGGAGTTGCGGCAATCGGCACCAATTGCGGATTCGAAATCGACGCCCCTGCCATGTGCGAAATCGTTCGACAATACCGCGAACAGACCGATCGACCAATCCTTGCGCGTCTGAACGCTGGCTCGCCATCCTGGACGGAAGGCGGCTGGTGGTATCCGCTATCACCACAAGGGTTTGCGAAAGCGGTTCTGCAACTTCGGGAAGCGGGGGCGGATTCGGTCGGCGGATGCTGCGGAGTGACGGCCCAGCATCTGACGATCGCCCGAAAATGGGCTACATAG
- a CDS encoding RNA polymerase sigma factor, with protein MALINVDLELLQRCLQHKPGSWNDFVDRFLGVIYHVIHYTAYLRSHPLRPEDVEDIASEILLQIVANDYAVLRQFRANSSLATYLTVIARRICVQQLSRRTSQLKSDSARIPDRESDPSPARRTGLEELEEVQKMLRKLPAKEREIVRLFYLEGRSYEEISIELKVPVNSIGPVLNRAKQRLRAESDGSPPPPPKSPTPKPSNSSGKIPRKPDRPVDGKN; from the coding sequence GTGGCTCTGATCAATGTGGATCTGGAATTGCTCCAACGCTGTCTGCAACACAAACCCGGATCATGGAACGATTTTGTCGATCGTTTCCTGGGTGTGATTTATCATGTGATCCACTACACGGCCTATCTCCGAAGTCACCCACTTCGACCGGAAGATGTCGAAGATATTGCCTCGGAAATTCTGCTGCAAATTGTGGCGAACGATTATGCGGTTCTGCGACAATTTCGTGCGAATTCCTCGCTTGCAACCTACTTAACTGTCATTGCACGCAGGATTTGCGTTCAGCAATTGTCACGCCGAACCTCGCAGTTGAAATCCGATTCGGCACGCATCCCCGACCGCGAATCCGACCCCTCGCCCGCCCGTCGCACCGGTCTGGAAGAACTGGAAGAAGTTCAAAAGATGTTGCGAAAGCTCCCGGCCAAAGAGCGGGAGATCGTCCGTCTGTTTTATCTGGAAGGGCGATCGTATGAAGAGATTAGCATTGAGCTGAAGGTGCCTGTCAATTCAATCGGACCGGTGCTCAATCGTGCCAAACAGCGACTCCGAGCGGAATCAGACGGTTCGCCGCCACCGCCACCGAAGTCGCCAACTCCCAAGCCCAGCAACAGTTCCGGCAAGATTCCACGCAAACCGGATCGCCCCGTGGATGGCAAAAATTGA
- a CDS encoding glucose-6-phosphate isomerase produces MQLPDESIDFQYQNLIASPGEGWSLLQELQAQHFIQPERLEAIRHLIMQVRGQVAAERELRDPPPRMQPLLPGFMDLPQQMLDGFRRKGDASDLGRVLAAATRLRDQTDRVLVLGIGGSSLGAKALFDALCHTYHNELTPKARMGKPRIYFVGNDLDNDALQDLLELLENHCVDPELPEERWGAIAISKSGGTLETAAAYRVLRTEAAKYYGSQSPYVKSLFVPITGASGKFRDLLRAEGYSDEQLLTIPDNVAGRFSVLSPVGMLPAAVMGLDVRAILLGAAAMTRRFLEEPFERNPVLQYAAVHYLMCEELKKNVRVMSVWSRKLESLGFWYDQLVSESLGKQGRGPTPVTAVQSRDLHSRGQQHQEGTRDKIITNLLVKATRHPAIPIGMADRNEDDLNALSRKSYTDLQNAMLDGVNQAYLEAARPTANLILPVLSEHTMGQLLQMLMLATVVEARLMNVNPYGQSGVDVYKRHTNRMLRGG; encoded by the coding sequence ATGCAATTGCCTGACGAATCCATCGATTTTCAGTATCAGAACCTGATCGCTTCGCCGGGTGAAGGCTGGTCGCTGCTGCAAGAGCTTCAGGCTCAACACTTTATCCAACCGGAACGCCTGGAGGCGATTCGGCATCTGATTATGCAAGTGCGCGGGCAAGTGGCTGCCGAACGCGAGTTGCGCGATCCGCCGCCGCGAATGCAACCACTGTTACCGGGCTTCATGGATCTGCCGCAACAAATGTTGGACGGATTCCGTCGCAAAGGCGATGCCAGCGATTTGGGCCGCGTGTTGGCCGCCGCGACGCGATTGCGCGATCAGACCGATCGTGTCTTGGTGCTGGGCATTGGCGGATCCTCACTCGGCGCAAAAGCACTCTTTGATGCGTTGTGCCACACCTACCACAACGAATTGACCCCGAAAGCCCGTATGGGCAAACCTCGCATCTACTTTGTTGGCAACGACTTAGATAATGATGCGCTACAAGATTTGCTCGAACTGTTGGAAAATCATTGCGTCGATCCGGAACTCCCCGAAGAACGCTGGGGAGCCATCGCGATCAGCAAGAGCGGCGGGACGTTGGAAACCGCAGCGGCGTATCGGGTGTTGCGGACCGAAGCCGCGAAGTATTACGGGTCGCAATCACCGTATGTGAAATCGCTGTTTGTGCCGATTACCGGCGCGAGTGGCAAATTCCGTGATTTGCTTCGGGCCGAAGGATATTCAGACGAGCAACTGTTGACCATTCCCGATAATGTCGCGGGGCGGTTCTCGGTCTTGTCGCCGGTTGGCATGCTTCCGGCGGCGGTGATGGGGCTGGATGTGCGGGCGATTTTGCTCGGCGCGGCGGCGATGACGCGGCGGTTCCTGGAAGAACCGTTTGAACGCAATCCCGTCTTGCAGTATGCCGCCGTGCATTATCTGATGTGCGAAGAGTTGAAAAAGAATGTGCGCGTGATGTCGGTTTGGTCCCGGAAGTTGGAATCACTCGGCTTCTGGTACGATCAATTGGTGTCCGAATCGCTGGGCAAGCAGGGGCGTGGGCCGACGCCGGTGACCGCCGTGCAAAGCCGCGATCTGCATTCGCGTGGGCAGCAACATCAAGAGGGGACACGAGATAAGATCATCACCAACTTGCTGGTGAAGGCGACTCGGCATCCCGCGATTCCAATCGGAATGGCAGATCGGAACGAAGATGATTTGAATGCGCTCTCTCGAAAGAGTTATACCGATCTGCAAAATGCAATGCTCGACGGCGTGAATCAGGCGTATCTGGAAGCAGCGCGACCGACTGCGAATCTGATTCTGCCGGTGCTGTCCGAGCATACCATGGGCCAATTGTTGCAAATGCTGATGCTGGCGACAGTTGTGGAAGCTCGCCTGATGAATGTCAATCCCTACGGCCAATCCGGGGTGGACGTCTACAAACGGCACACCAACCGAATGCTGCGTGGTGGATGA